Within the Balneolaceae bacterium genome, the region AATCGAAGGCGGAGGCCATCTCCTCATGGGGCGCCGTTCTGGAGTATTATGCCGAGGACCCCTACGAGACGGAGGTGCACACCCGTCAGCTGGCCGAAGAGAAGGGATGGGTCTACGTGAGCCCCTACAACGACCTCCAGGTGGTGGCCGGGCAGGGTACCATTGCGGCGGAGATCTGGGAGCAGGGACCCGCCCCCGACACCATCCTGGCCACCGTCGGGGGAGGCGGACTCATATCGGGCCTGGCCTGTCACGCACGGGACCGCGACCCGGAGGTGCGCATCCTCGGCGCCCAGCCGGAAAACTCCCCCGAAATGGCCGTTTCGGTGCGGGCGCCGGCGAATACCGGGAGGTGGAATCCCGCCCCACCCTCTCCGACGGGCTCGGCCGGCGGCTTCGAACGCAATGCCATTACCTTCGACTATTGCCGAAACTACGTCGACCAATTTATCCTGGTGCCTGAAAATGAGATCGAGGAGGGCATCCGCGGGATGATCGCCCGCCACCACAAGCTGGTGGAGGGGTCGGCCGCGGTGGCCGTGGCCGCCCTGCTGCGTGAGCCGGAGCGCTTCGCCGGCCGGACCACCGCGGTCGTCATCTGCGGGGCCAACATTGCCACGGAGAAGCTGAAAAAGGTGATCTGCGGCTGATACTTTTTAAGCCGGACTCCCCGTTGAGCAAACGAACCCCAACCAACCGTCAAGACCATGCGCGCTTCTCTTCTTACCACGCTCTTCCTCCTGCTGACCCTCTCGCTTCAGGCCCAGCAGACCCGGCAGAATCCCTCCACCATCCAGGTCAACGCCACCGGAGAGGTGCAGGTGCCGGCGGACCTCATCCAATTCAACATCCAGGTGAACGCCGAGGGCAGCTCGCCCCAGCAGGTATACGACCTTCACAAGCAGCGGGAGACGCGCCTGGTGGAGCTGCTGAAAGAGTATGGAATCGCGGATGACCGCATCCGTTACCGTCCCGTCTCCATCAGCTCCGTGAACGAGAACCGCCGTACGGCCGGGGCCCTTTCGGTGCGAACCAGCCAGCAGGTATACCTTACCCTCGAAGATTTCGAGGTTTATGAGCGTATCCAGCTGGGACTCATAGAGGCAGACTTCGACCAGTTCAGCGGAAGCTTCTCCTCCACCCGGGCCGATTCGGCCCGGGACGAGGCCCTGGCGCAGGCCCTGGCAGAAGCCCGCCGCAAGGCCAGCCTCATCGCCCGGGAAGCCGGCGTGCCGCTGGGACGCATTCTTGAAATTACCTACGGCGGAGACAGCTATCCTATGGAGCGCGGCATGATGATGAGCGAGATGGCGGCCGGCTCGGCCGACCTGATGGAATTCCCGCAGACGGTCACGCTGAGCAGCACCGTCTCCATACGCTTTGCCATCGGCCGGGAGTAGGCGGCCCGCATCTCAGTCCCCGGTCAGCCACCGGAAGCGGCGGTGGAATCGTCACGGGCGTAGATGTCGGCCGCGTTGACCGCCTCAAAGAAACGGCGCACCTTCTGCTCGCCTTCCGGTGGATTGAGCCCGTAGTACCAGTAGCGCTCCAGATCGCCCCGGTTCATGAGCTGCTGCATGGTGCCCTGCGACTTGTGCTCGGCAATGACCCAGTTGGCGATCATCTTGTAGTTGAGCTCGTTTTCGTGGCCGAAGGTCTGCGTGCGGTCGAAGACAAAAGGCGTGACCGAGCGGTCCAGCCGCGTCAGCGGATAGTCCTCCAGCATCTCGAAGGAGCTGGGCTCTTCGTCCGCGCTCGCCATGCTGGTGGCCAGCACCAGGGGACGCTCCTCCGGCGCCATCCCCTCGACGGCCCGCAGCGCCAGGATGGCGGAGGCCTTGTGGTGGGCGTGGGTGCCGGGGTATGGCATCATGGTGAAGACAAAGTCGTAGCCCTCTTGGCGGATGGTCTCGCGGAGGGTGGAGACGATATAGTCGGCGTCCCACTCCTCCATGGGCACCGCGGGGTCGAGGGAGTACTGGCGGTCGAGCTGTTCGAAGAAGAAATACTTGCGCATGCCCACGATTTCGCCCCCGGCCATCAGTTCCTGCTTGCGGATATTGGGGAGCCAGGCGCGTCCCACCTCCTCCTTGTCCAGCTCCTTGCCGTAGATGTAGTTGCCCAGCGTGGAGTAGCGGTAGCCCCCCTCCCCGTTGGTCATCAGCGCCAGGTCCACCACCCCGCCCAGCAGATGGGTCGTCTTGAAAACGGTGGCGGCGTAGATGGCGTCGTCGTCGGGGTGGGCGGTCACCAGCAGAATGCGCGGCTGGTAGTCAAGCTGCGCGGCGGGCGGCTGCGGGGGAGCCTGGGCGTACGCCGCCTGCCAGCCGGCGGAGGTCAGCAGGGCTGCGAGCAGCAGCGTTGAAACGGTTCGGAATGCAAATCGATGGTTCATGTCGAATGGTTTTGGATTGCAGAGCGGTTGAAAGGTAGAAATCTGGCGGGAAAATAAAAGCCGCAGGCTACGAGCCGCGCATCTCCTGCAGGATGGGCCGGATGGCCTCCCAGACGGTCTGGGCCATCCTTTCGTGTCCCCGAGCGTTGGGATGAATGCCGTCGTTCTGCATGTACTCCTCGAAGCCGCCCACCCCCTCCATCAGAAAGGGAATGAGCTCGGCGTCGTTCTCGCGGGCCAGCTCGGGGTACATGGACTCAAAGCGCGCGGTGTAATCGGGTCCCAGGTTGGGCGGCACCTGCATGCCGGCGATCACGATGCGCGCGTCGGGGTAGGTCCCGCCTACCTTGTCGATGATCTGCTGCAGGTTCTGCCGTGTGGAGGCCAGGTCGATGCCGCGCAACCCGTCGTTGCCCCCCAGCTCCAGCACAAAGAGATCCACGTGCTGGCGCAGCACCCAGTCAATGCGGCGGAGTCCCCCGGCCGAGGTCTCCCCGCTCAGTCCCCCGTTGACGACCGTAAAGTTCCAGTCCAGCGAATCGATACGCCGGCGCACCAGCGCGGGAAAGGCCTGCTCCTGCCCCACCCCGTAGCCCGCCGTAATGCTGTCGCCGAAAAAGAGGATGCGCATGGATTCGGTCTGGGGCGCGCCCTCCGCCTCCGCGCCCCCTCCCCCGCCCTGTGCCACAGCCGTGCCGGCCACGCCTGCCAGCAGGAGCAGGAGCGCCAGGACATAAGGTTTAACATGCATTAACGGAAGACTCATCTTTTGCCGTTTATATTCGTAGGAGGCCGAACGGTCCCGCGCGGGAAACCGCGCCGTCCCCGGCAGCCCAAAACTCCAGGCGGGCGCCTCCCGTTCCGGCGGGAGGCTGCCGTAGGGCGGAATGATTTGCCCGGCCCGGAACGTTATCGCACCTTGCATTTCAACCCGGCTGGAGACCATGGACAAGGCCATACTGGAAGTTACGAATCTTACCCAGCAATTCAGAAGCGGCGACCGCGAGCTCACCGTGCTCGACCACGTCGATTTCTCCGTGGAGGAGGGCACCACCTGCGCCATCGTGGGTCCCTCGGGCAGCGGCAAAACCACCCTGCTCGGGCTCTGCGCCGGACTGGACCGGCCCACCGCGGGCGAGGTGGTGCTCAACGGGGTGAGCCTGGGAGCGCTGGACGAGGACGAGCGCGCGCGGGTCCGCAACGAACACGTGGGCTTTATCTTCCAGACGTTCCAGCTGGTGCCCACCCTCACCGCCCTTGAAAACGTCATGGTGCCGCTGGAATTGCGGGGCGAGGCTACCGAAAGGGTGCGCGACCACGCCCTCGACCTGCTGGAGCAGGTGGGCCTGGGAGAACGCACCAGTCACTATCCCACCCAGCTTTCGGGCGGGGAGCAGCAGCGCGTAGCCATCGCCCGCGCCTTCATCAACCGCCCGCGCATCCTCTTCGCCGACGAGCCCACGGGCAACCTGGACGCCGATACCGGCGCCACCATCGAGGAGCTCATGTTTGAGCTGAACCGGGCCTCCGGCACCACCCTGGTGCTGGTCACCCACGACCTGGAGCTGGCCCGCAAGTGCCAGCGGGTGATCCGCCTTCGCAGCGGCGCCATCCACAGCGATGAGCAGACGGCGGAAGCTGCCGTCGGAACCGACGCCAAAAGCCGCTAGCCCTATGTTCAGCACGTGGACCTGGAAAATGGCGTGGCGGGACGCCCGCTCCAACAAGAAGCGGCTGCTGGTCTACATCTCGGCCATCGTCATCGGCGTGGCCGCCCAGGTGGCCATCACCTCCTTCCGCGACAGCCTCAACTACACCATCGATCGCCAGGCCAAGGAGCTGCTGGGCGCCGATCTGCAGATCGACTCCGAGGATCCCTTCACCCCCGAACAGCAGGCCTTCTTCGATTCCCTCGGCGGGGAGCAGTCGACGGTAGTGGACTTCCCCTCCATGGCCCTCTTCCCCGGCAAAGGCACCCGCCTGTCGGACCTCCACGCCGTGGAGGGCGGCTTCCCCTTCTACGGGGAGCTGGAGACCGACCCCGCCTCCGCCGCCCGCACCTACCAGCAGGGGCAACGCGCGCTGGTGGACCACACCCTGATGACCCAGTTCGGGCTGCAGCCGGGCGATTCGGTGAAAGTCGGACAGGTCACCTTCGAGATCGCAGGCTCCCTGCTCAAGATCCCCGGGCAGAACCTTGCCATCTCCATGGTGAGCCCGCGCATATTCATACCCAAAGCCTGGCTGGACTCCACAAACCTGGTGCAGCGCGGCAGCCGCATCGACTACAATACCTACTTCCAGTTCAGCGACGAACGCGATTTTGCACAGATCGAGGAGGCGGCGGACCGTTTCACCGAGTCCCAGGAACCCGACTACGACATGGGCTATGACACGGTGGAAGAGCGCCAGCAGGAGCTTGGCGCCGTGGTGGACAACCTGGGACGCTTCCTGAACCTGGTGGGCTTCATCGCCCTGTTGCTGGGCGGCATCGGGGTGGCCAGCTCCATCCACGTCTACATCAGCCGCAAGATCAACGCCGCCTCGGTGCTGCGCTGCTTCGGCGCCTCCGGCCGGCAGGTGACCGGCATTTTCCTCATACAGGCCCTGGTGCTCGGTTTCCTGGGCGCCTTGGCCGGCGTGCTCGTCGGCATCGCCCTGCAGTATATGCTGCCCGGCCTTTTCAGCACCTTCCTGCCGGTGGAGGTCATCCTGCGCATCTCCTGGCTGGCGGTGGGACTGGGCCTGCTGACCGGCACGGGCGTGGCCCTTGTTTTCGCCCTGCTGCCCCTGCTCTCCCTGCGCAAGGCCTCCCCCCTCTATGCCCTGCGCTCCCTGAAAGGCTCGCTCATTTCCCTGCTCTCCTGGCGCACCCGCTACGGGGTCTATGCCGCGGTTGCGCTTACGGTTACCGCCTACGCCGCCCTGCTGACCCAAAGCGTAAAGGCGGGCATCTTCTTCACCACGGGCATCCTGGTGGCGCTTGGTCTCCTCTGGGGTGTGGCGCACGCGCTCATATGGGCCGTTCGCCGCTGGTTCCCCTCCG harbors:
- a CDS encoding ABC transporter ATP-binding protein, producing MDKAILEVTNLTQQFRSGDRELTVLDHVDFSVEEGTTCAIVGPSGSGKTTLLGLCAGLDRPTAGEVVLNGVSLGALDEDERARVRNEHVGFIFQTFQLVPTLTALENVMVPLELRGEATERVRDHALDLLEQVGLGERTSHYPTQLSGGEQQRVAIARAFINRPRILFADEPTGNLDADTGATIEELMFELNRASGTTLVLVTHDLELARKCQRVIRLRSGAIHSDEQTAEAAVGTDAKSR
- a CDS encoding pyridoxal-phosphate dependent enzyme, whose amino-acid sequence is MPLLQEIADAHRRLRGKVLRTPLVRSRWLSGAVDGEVWLKLESEQHTGSFKARGALNKLLWLREQGVDALPVTASTGNHGQGFARALHLLGMEGKVFLPRGADESKAEAISSWGAVLEYYAEDPYETEVHTRQLAEEKGWVYVSPYNDLQVVAGQGTIAAEIWEQGPAPDTILATVGGGGLISGLACHARDRDPEVRILGAQPENSPEMAVSVRAPANTGRWNPAPPSPTGSAGGFERNAITFDYCRNYVDQFILVPENEIEEGIRGMIARHHKLVEGSAAVAVAALLREPERFAGRTTAVVICGANIATEKLKKVICG
- a CDS encoding PIG-L family deacetylase, with the translated sequence MNHRFAFRTVSTLLLAALLTSAGWQAAYAQAPPQPPAAQLDYQPRILLVTAHPDDDAIYAATVFKTTHLLGGVVDLALMTNGEGGYRYSTLGNYIYGKELDKEEVGRAWLPNIRKQELMAGGEIVGMRKYFFFEQLDRQYSLDPAVPMEEWDADYIVSTLRETIRQEGYDFVFTMMPYPGTHAHHKASAILALRAVEGMAPEERPLVLATSMASADEEPSSFEMLEDYPLTRLDRSVTPFVFDRTQTFGHENELNYKMIANWVIAEHKSQGTMQQLMNRGDLERYWYYGLNPPEGEQKVRRFFEAVNAADIYARDDSTAASGG
- a CDS encoding arylesterase, producing the protein MHVKPYVLALLLLLAGVAGTAVAQGGGGGAEAEGAPQTESMRILFFGDSITAGYGVGQEQAFPALVRRRIDSLDWNFTVVNGGLSGETSAGGLRRIDWVLRQHVDLFVLELGGNDGLRGIDLASTRQNLQQIIDKVGGTYPDARIVIAGMQVPPNLGPDYTARFESMYPELARENDAELIPFLMEGVGGFEEYMQNDGIHPNARGHERMAQTVWEAIRPILQEMRGS
- a CDS encoding SIMPL domain-containing protein: MRASLLTTLFLLLTLSLQAQQTRQNPSTIQVNATGEVQVPADLIQFNIQVNAEGSSPQQVYDLHKQRETRLVELLKEYGIADDRIRYRPVSISSVNENRRTAGALSVRTSQQVYLTLEDFEVYERIQLGLIEADFDQFSGSFSSTRADSARDEALAQALAEARRKASLIAREAGVPLGRILEITYGGDSYPMERGMMMSEMAAGSADLMEFPQTVTLSSTVSIRFAIGRE
- a CDS encoding FtsX-like permease family protein gives rise to the protein MFSTWTWKMAWRDARSNKKRLLVYISAIVIGVAAQVAITSFRDSLNYTIDRQAKELLGADLQIDSEDPFTPEQQAFFDSLGGEQSTVVDFPSMALFPGKGTRLSDLHAVEGGFPFYGELETDPASAARTYQQGQRALVDHTLMTQFGLQPGDSVKVGQVTFEIAGSLLKIPGQNLAISMVSPRIFIPKAWLDSTNLVQRGSRIDYNTYFQFSDERDFAQIEEAADRFTESQEPDYDMGYDTVEERQQELGAVVDNLGRFLNLVGFIALLLGGIGVASSIHVYISRKINAASVLRCFGASGRQVTGIFLIQALVLGFLGALAGVLVGIALQYMLPGLFSTFLPVEVILRISWLAVGLGLLTGTGVALVFALLPLLSLRKASPLYALRSLKGSLISLLSWRTRYGVYAAVALTVTAYAALLTQSVKAGIFFTTGILVALGLLWGVAHALIWAVRRWFPSGWPYVWRQGLANLYRPNNQTSVLMLSLGLGMLMVSTLYFSQDMLMSELEFASREDAPDLVLFDIQSDQNDRVSEIIRGGGGQIIQNVPMVTMRISHLRGRPADSVQADTTDRVSGWALNREYRATYRDSLTETETLVEGTFTGSVADTVDVPPVSASREITQDLNLELGDSLTFDVQGVPVQAHIGSIREVDFQRVSPNFFMVFPEGILEGAPQIWVTISRVGDEQTASSIQQQVVQAFPNISAIDITRVLETINEFIDQISFAIQFMALFSILTGLIVLASSVATSRYQRIRESTLLRTLGASKAQIIKILSVEYLFLGVLSALTGLILSVGATWLLAGWYFELDFVPDPMVIVVGTAAVTALTIAIGMVNSRSVYRKTPLEVLRLEHGWVAVTIRFVLSQVMR